TTATTCGCCTATCGTTAGAGTTACAAAAAGAAAAACAAAATAATTTAGAGTCAAAAAAGAAAATGAATGAATTTAATGAAATCTTAAAAATAATTAATAAAATATTACGTCATGATATTCTTAATCATTTGGCCACTGCAAGCATGGCTTTAGAACTTTATGAAAACAAGAAAGATGAAAAATATCTAAAAACTGCATTTAAAGCCGTACATCGAAGTATTGATTTAATTAAACAAATGAAAGAACTTGAATTCTTTGTTGAAACTGGGCATGAGATTAGTTCTATTAACATTAGAGAAAAAATTGATTCCGTTATTTCTACATATCAAATAGATTATTCAATAGATGGTAATTGTCAAGTACTAACTGACCAAGGAATTAGTTCGGTGATTGGAATCATAGTTGATAATGCAATTAAACACGGAAAAGCAGATAGAATAGATTTTAGGCTAATAACTAAAGAAAAAACTTGCGAAATTATTATTTCAGACAATGGGATTGGGATACCTTTAGAAATAAAAGATAGAATATTCGAAGCAGGATTTGGTCAAGGGGTAGATAGGGGGGCAGGACTAGGATTATTTGTTATTAAAAAATTTATAGAAAGATATGAGGGCGAAATTAAAGTGCAGGATACTATTCCGCAAGGAACAACTTTTATTATCATCTTAAAAAGAGCCTTTGATTAGGGCTAGACAAATAACAGCCAAAGTCCAATAAGCATTATTGCGACACCTAGCAATCTTTCTTTTATACTCTCCTTTAGGACTTTTCCTGCTAAGATAACTGTGATTATCATGGCACTCATCGAAGCAGGTTCAGCAATACTAACTTCAATCCCTGTGAACGCAATTAATAAAAAAAGATAAGAGTAAGCATTTAATCCTCCACTCAAAGTTGCAATTTTTGTTTTTTCTCTAAATAATTTAATCGTAGTTGATATATCGCTCTTAGCCAGGATATATAACAATAAGAAGAGAGATATGCCAACATTTAGATAAAAAGCATAAAGCAGTGGACTTGTAAATCTAATTGCGTTACCATCAATAGTTCTTCCAATTGCTATTAATAGAGAAGCTGCCATCATATATTGACAAGACTTATCTAAGAAAATTGCTTCGAATGATTCTAGGATATTGCTTTTCCTGTTAAGAAATGAAACTCCATAAAATAAAAAGATTAATCCAGCCATCTTGAACAGAGTTAATTTTTCTCCTAAAAAAGTTACTGCCAATATTAACAAAAAAAATACATTGAAATTATACAAAGGGCTCACTAAAGATGCTTCTCCATCAGATAATGATTTTACATATAACATAAATGCAATGGAATAGACAAAACTACTCAAAGTAACAAAAAATAGGATTGAAATATTAATTACAATATCCACAAAAAAAAGCGTGGGAATTAAAAATATTGTTCCTATTCCAAAAAATAAAAAAGTTCCACTAATACTATCTGATTTTTGCCCAAGTTTTTTTACTAAAATTCTTTCTGACCCTAATAGAAAAATTCTACCCAATAGGGCAAGATAAGGGACTAACATAAGACGTGGTATGACATTAGATATATAAGCCTTTAATTAATTATGCGCAAAATTTATATAGATATTATCATTATTATAATCATGCTTGAAGAATACTTGATGGAATTAGAGCTTCGAGGTCAATCTAAGAATACCATTAGAAATTACGGTTACACACTGTCTAATTTTTTTGATTATACTAACAAGAATTCTAAAGACATAACAGAACAAGATATCAAAAGATACATGATATACCTCAAGAATGATAAAAATGCCACTAATAGGACTATACATAGACACCTCAATGCTCTACGTTCTTTTTTTAGATATCAAAATATTGACATCGCAGATAAAGTAATGCTTCCAAAATTGTCTAAGCCACTCCCAAAGTTTTTAACTAAAGGAGAGATAAGACTTCTACTTGAAAAACCTGATAAATTACGTGATAAATGTCTTATCCGATTACTGTATTCTACTGGTTTAAGAGTTTCAGAGCTAGTTAAACTTAATAAAAATGACATTAAGACTGAGTCAATTCATGTTGTTTCCGGTAAAGGATCTAAAGATAGAATAGTGTTTGTTGATTCCAAGACTAGAGAAATGTTGGAACAATATATTTCAGAAAGAAACGATTCAAATGAAGCTCTATTCTTAAGTGCTCACGGAGATAGAATTTCTGCAAGAACAATTCAGTGGCTGATAAAGAAGTACTCTGAAGATGCAGGAATTGAAAAAAAAGTAACCCCTCATGTATTGAGACATTCTTTTGCAACACATATGCTTGAAGGAGATGCCGATATAGTAGTTATAAAAGAATTACTTGGCCATTCTAATCTATCAACTACCCAGATATATACCCATATCACAGATGAAAGAAGAAGGAAAGTTTATGATAAGGCACATCCCTTATCGAAAGAATAACTTTAAAAGCAATTATAAAAGTTTCTAATTGGTGTTTTAATGAGAATAATTCTTTTAGGTCCGCCAGGTTGCGGTAAAGGAACTCAGGCTGAAGTCATCTGTAAGAATTTTAATATTCCTCATATATCTACAGGAAACATACTTAGAAATAACGTTAAAAGAGGAACGGAGATAGGATTGGCCGCAAAAGAATACATGGATTCTGGCCGTCTTGTTCCAGACACGATTATTATTGGCATGATGAAAGGCAGATTTTTAGAAGATGACTGCAGAAAAGGATTTTTACTTGATGGCTTTCCTAGAACAATTGCCCAGGCAGAAGCCCTAGATGATTTGTTGGATCAAATGGATATATTCTTAGATCATATTATAAACATCGATGTACCCGATCAGGACATTATTGATAGGATATCCAAAAGATTGTCATGTTCAAATTGTGGAGAAGTCTACAATATAATGTTCAAAAAACCTAAGAAAGAAATGACATGCGACTCTTGTGAGTTTAAACTCCATCAACGAGATGATGATAAAGAAGAAGTAGTAAGGAATAGACTTGAAGTATATAGAAAACAAACTGCACCACTCATAGAATACTACAAACAGAAAATAAAAAATGTTGATGGCAGGAAAAATATAAGTGAAGTTACAGAAGATATTCTTAAGATATTAAAATCTTAATTTTATTTAATTTTCTTAATCAGATATATATTCATCCAAAGTTTTAGTGTTTAATCTTAACTCTATGTTGTTCCCTGCCGATTTAAGATGTTTTTTCGGCATATTTTTATAGAATAGTTTATGATTTTCTCTCTCTTTAACAAATTGAGATTTGTAGTATACTTCCCATATTTTTTCTATATTCATTTCTGCATCTGAATTTACTAAGAATTTAACTTCTTCTATTATCTCATTAAGACTTTTTGATGTTTCATATCTTAAATAAGACATATTGCTGTAATAAGATACCCACACCTTATGCTCATTACCAAGTATGATAATATTCTTTTGAAATCTTCTGGCAAAAATGTCTGCAACTAATCTACCTATATTGTGTTCAGGCTTTATGTAACCAAAAAGTACCTTATCATTTATTGAATTGAATCTTACAAATCCTCGCGCTCTGTGTATTTCAGATCTTACTTCTCCTATCTTTCGTCTTATCTTTACTATACCCGAGTCTGCAGAAATATTAAGTTCGTGCCAAGATAGTTTTTTTGATTTTTCTATAAGTGTTTGAGGAGCATCCTTACTAAGTAAAAGATAATCTAAAACACTCATTGAGTCTTGCATTCAACCCACCTGTCAATCCTAGAGCATTGCCCACCATCCATTTTCAAGAAAGGTGTAGCATTTTTTACTCTTACTCCCAAGTTAAGAAGTTGTTTTCTTTTGAAAATTCTATTTTTTTTCCTGTAGTTTACAATTCTGTAGGCGCTCTTTGGCCCTATACCTGGAACCCGTAAGAGTTCATCATATGATGCTTCATTTGGATCAATTGCAGAATCAAGAGTGTTTAAGGCAATAAAGAGTTTGGGATCTTTATTATTAAGAAATCCTTCTTCATCAAATGCCACTTTAATTTCTTTTTCAGAAAATTTGTATACTCTATACAACCAATCCATTTGGTATAATCTATGTTCTCTCCATGTTGGCTGTGCAGATATTTCCTCTAAAGAGGTTCCAATTACGGGAGTAAAGACTGAATAATATACTCTTTTTAACATCATTTCTTTGTATTCTTTAAGGACTCTTCTGAATATATCAAAGTCACTTTCCCCACAGGCGCCTACAACAAGTTGAGTTGTTTGGCCAGCTGGAAGTTCTTTTTTTAATTCTAATTTTTGGATGTAGTTCTGTCTTCTTAGTATGTCATTTACATAATTCTTGGTGCTGCTTAATTCAGATAGATAATTGTTGGAAGGGGTTTCGATATTCACACTTAATCTATCTGCCATTTCAGAAGCTTGCGTGATATATTCGTATGATACTCCGGGTAAAATCTTAAAATGTATGTAACCAGCAAAATTATATTTATTTTTTAAGATTTTTAAAGTATCTATCATTTTTTCCGTTATTCGGTCTTCATCTGAGCTAACTCCTGAACTTAGGAAAAGCCCTTCTATATAATTTCCCTTGTAAAGCGATATAGTTATCCTTGCCAATTCTTCAGGAGTGTAAGAATAAACACTTTTATGGCCTTTATATTCTGTAGAGTTCTGGCAATATTTGCAATCATGCGTACAGTAATTTGTGAATAGAGTTTTAAACATGGACACACAGCGACCATTCGCTGTAAACGAATGACAAATCCCCGAATTAGTCACATCACCTAATACTTGATTTTGGTCAGCAATTCTTGCAGTCGAAGAAGAAGTACATATGTCGTGCTTAGTCCCTTGACCTAAAGCAGCTATTTTAGATAAATCAATATTTTCAAAGACTTTTCCCTCATCTCCGATGCAGTCATATTCACTTTGAGTTGCAAGATGGACTATTTTTTCAAGGGACGTCATAAAATATTGCTATTATTTTTTTATAAATAGCTTTAGAGCGTATACTTTAATTTTCTGAATAATGAAATAGATATTATTTAAAATTATAATCTTATTTTGTAATATTTTTTTTCTTGATTACTGTTCCTTTAACATTCCCTCTAAGAGTTTCCGCTAAATTACCTTTTTTTGTTAAATTAATAACATCTATCTCTATACCCATATCAAATATTGGAAGTATTTCAGAAAATTTACCTTCCATCCCGCCAGAGGCATCTCCAGTATCTTTGGCAAAATTAAAAACTTCTCTTATATTGTCTTCATCGATTGTTTTAATCAGTTTCACATTTTCTTTCTTGGGGTCTCCTGTAAATATTCCGTCGACATCTGTTCCAAATATAACCCTAGAAGGCTTGAGTAGCTTGGATAAATACGATACTATTTGATCTCCTGATAAGATCGAAAATACCCTACTCCTATCAAAAACAAGGTCTCCTGTAAATACTGGTAATAACCCAAGTTCAATTGCTCTAAGCAAAGGTTCTTTGTGGAATTCAACAACTCTCCCATTTGACGTAATAAAGTTAGAAAAAGTACCTATTTTTACAGGCGTTAGCCCATTTTGCATAAGGGCTTTTAGAATTATACTATCAAGTTCACTAACGCTGGCCCTAGTTTCAGAGAAACCTTTAAGTTGATATTCATCAAAGTACCCTTTGCCCAATGAGTATTTCTTTGCAATAGGATGGCCGTAAGAACCAGCTCCATGAATCAATATTGATACTCTTCCTGCATCTTTTATTTCTTGAGCTAGACTAGAAATTACTTCCATATTTGGAGTAAAGTCTTCACTTTTTTTAGTAATTGCTGAGCCGCCTGCTTTAATTATTATCATAAAAAATAATATTAAATATGTTAATAAAAAGTTTCCTGTTGGACTAATAGCTAGAGTATTCAGGATTAGAAGTTTTGTTTAATGAGTCAGCTTTTTCAATATAAAGCCCCATTAGAAATCCTACGATAAAGAAAAATCCAAGGAGTATCACACTAAGCATTACAGTTGATGTCAAGAAAAGATTGAAGACAAACATCTCAAAACCAATAATGCATCCCAAACTAAAAACAATTAGTGAGCTCAAGTTATCCATTTTCATATCTCTTTTTTGTGGCACATTGTCTATAACTTCATCGATAAGTGTCTTGACTTCATTTATTAACTCTAAGTCGTTCGATTGCTTCGAAGCCATATGACATATAATTTTATAGTTATTTATAAATTTTGTGGTTTAATAACTATTTTGTATTCATAAATTAATAAATATAAATAATATATAATTTCTCCGAATAACCTAAAATTTATCAATCTATATTTCAATAATATAAAATTTATATTAATTCTTGATAATCAATAATAATCCAAAAGCTTTATATATATGAAAACTAATATTCATAAGATAAAAAAAGATGGTAGTACTCCGTATAGGAAGTATGATGGAAAATCATGATGCCACTAATAAAAAATAACTTTGAAAATATGGCCATATCGGAAGAGAATGTTTCACGAGAATCCCTTATCTTAGATTTAATTCCTGGAATAATTCATCAAATTAATAATTCTTTAGCTTCAGTTATGGTGAGCATAGAACTGTTGCAAAAAGAAATGATTAATCTAAGAAAACAATCAAAAGAAGAAAGTATAAATATTCTTCTTCTTGACCACTTAGAAAAACTTGCACTCTTAAATAAGGACGATAATCCAAAAAATAAAAATATTCTAATGGCATTAATCAAAGAAGAAATTTTAAAATTAAAAGATCAGTGCGAAAAAAAGAATATTGACAATACAAAATTTGACTATCTTGATAACTTGATTAGCTTAAACATGAAAAGTGCTAAAAGAATAGATTCAATAGCAAAAGCATTCAGAAGGTTAGTTTCCTTTGAGAAAGATGTAACTTTAATCGATGTGAACGAAGTTGTTAGCACCAGTTTAATTATTTTGCAAAATCATTTAAAAAATAAATTCACTATCCGCGAGGATTACTCCGAATTGTCGTTAGTCAATTTTAATTTCTATCAATTAAACTATACTATTATCTGCATTCTATTAAAGATAATTGAGCTTATGGATTCAGGTGAACTCAACATTAAGACATTTGAAACAGATAACAATATCCATGTTAACATAAAATTAATGAGTGGACAGATTTCTAAAGAGAGTCTTGACGTTATGGCCAATAATACCACTACAGAATCAAAGATTGACTTATGTTCAATTAAAAAATTACTTCAGCATACAGATGGTATTTTTGATATAACAAGAAGTCTAGATATAATAGAAAATGAATCTATAAATGGATTAAGTGGCGAGATAGCATTTAATATAAAAATTAAAAAGAATGACCTAAATTATTTTAATCTAGATAGCACAAGTCAAAATAACTTAGACCTTGAAGATATTTCTTTAAATAATATTGGCAGTGATGATTCTAATCCAGGTGTAAATAATTTTCTAAATAATGAAAATGTTAATTCAAGAAATATTTTAGTTGTAGACGATGATCCTCAAACCTTAGTCAGCTTGTTTCTATCACTTAAGAATCAGGAACTAGCTAATAGAATTATTATTGCTAAAACTGCCGAAGCAGGAATAGAACAGTTCAAAGAAAAAGATTTCTGCTTAGTTATATCCGATTATAAGTTGCCAGGAATGGATGGAATCAGTTTTCTTAACCATATAAAGGAAAAATATCCAAACACTCAAAGAGTTCTTATCACTGGATTCCTAAATAGTACCATAAAAGAAGATGCAACAAACAAAGCATCAATAAAGCATATTATTGAAAAACCTTGGACAACTCCAGATTTATTAAACATAGTTCAGGATGCACTGACACAATATAAATAAAATAGATAGAAAAATATTATTTTTCTATTTCTACAATCGCTGCAGTAGGTGCATTCTTCTTTACACTTTCAATTCCGTTCATACAAGATGTTTTTGATTTATACCCTTCGCTAACAGCTATAACTTGCCCGTTCCCAGCTTTTAATCTAAATCTATACTCTCCTGCTTTATCTTTATACACTTCAAATTTTGTCATAATTACACCATTCCTGTTTTCTTTTTCATATTTAAAAAGTTAACTAATAAAAATTAAATTCAAAAGTATGCCGGTATCATTTCCGTTTGTTTGTTTCCATTTTCATTATACGATATTTCCCATTTTGGGATCCAGGCCAATGAAATCATTTTGATTTCTATGTCCGATTTTTTAGGCTGAATTATGACTTCTTTGACTTCACTTATTTCTTTTTCTCTTCTTTGTTTTATGATTTCTATTTGGGCTTTTAGTTCATTTTCCAACGATTCCATTTCTTTACCAAGAGATACTATATCCTTCTGAGCTTTATCTATATCAGCAGAAACTGTTTTGCTCTTTTGGTATTTGGTCATTGCTTTGGAAGCAGAACGAGTAGATCGCCTTCCAAGGAACATACCAACAACAGATTCTCCCGCAGACAATAACGCCTCTTGTTTCAATGAGCTAGCAGAAGCTTGTTTTTTCATAAGAGTTTCTTGAGCCTTGCTCTGTTTTACTTTGAGTTTTTTTAACTCCTTGGCATATTTTTGTTCAATTTTATCAACTTCATCATCTCTTGTTTCTCTTGAGATCTGATTTATTTTTAGAACAAAATCTGCTTTGGATTCATTAGGTTTTGAATACAATTTCAATAGGGGACTATAATACAGTTTGAAATTACTGTTGTAAAATAAAAAATCTGTAAAACTTTTCTTTAGCTCATTAAAGTCTTTGGGATCATTTAAATTGCTTGGGATCTCTGAAAATTTTGCTTTTCCTTCCGGATTACTTAAAAAATTCGATATTTTTATTTCTTCAGATTTTTCCCAGTTCATAAATTCATAGGAGTACAGAATCAAGTTTCTTTCTTGATCTTCTTTTAATTCAATATTTTTATCTTGGAAATGAATTACTGCTTTTCCAATTACTCCTGGATTATAGATAAGAGACGGTTCTTTAAAAGATAGCTTTTTCTGATTCCTGTTCTTTATTTCTTGAATGGCAAGAGCTGAGCTTTTGATTAAAGGAACAAATATTTGTTGAATTTCACTTGAAATAGTGGGGGGCGCACTAGTACCTTTGTTTGAGGAGATTTCAGAAGAAGATGTTTTAAAAGTTGAAGAAACTTTAATTCCTTGAATTTTGTCATTCATTATTGATTTTACCTCACTCTTAGTCATTGGACCTCTCAAGTAACTCATCGCCCATCTTGTCTGGAAAATAACTGGATTTTTTGTGTGAACACTATGGAAAATAAATACTCTTTTTCCGAGATTTGAAATTAACTTATCCATCTGTTCTCTATTTAGTGATTCGTTAGAACTAGAACTAATATTATCTAAACCTTCAAGCAATCTTAATTTATCTCTTTCTGTCTGTAGTCTACCTATAAACCATGTGCCTGCATTACTCAATCCTTTGTAATCTAAATCCGCAGGATTTTGGGTGGCCAACATGATTCCAACTCCAAATGCTCTAGCCTGTTTTAATAAAGTAAGAAGTGGTTTTTTACTCGGAGGATTAGAAACCGGGGGGAAATAGCCGAATATTTCATCCATGTATACCAAAGTTCTAAGACTATTTGTTCCGCTTTGTTTTCTCATCCACGATATAATTTGATTAAATAAAAGAGTAACAAAGAACATTCTTTCCGAATCACTTAGGTGTGCAATATAAAAAATTGAGTGTCTTGTCTTGCCATCTTTATTTGTTATAAATCCTGAAATATCAAGTGGATTCCCTTCAAGCCAATTTTTAAAACTTGGAGATGCAATAAGGCTATTGAGTCGCATTGATAAAGACATCCTATCTTTTTTTGCGAAAAAAGTATCAATTTCAAAGACTCCTAATGTCCTGAAAGGTGGATCTTGAATTGAAAGGATGAGCTTTGCTATGTCTAAGTTCTGATTTTTGCTCCAGAAATGTTCAAATATATTTGATAACAGAATATGTTCACGAGAGTTAATGGGATCGGCTTCAACTCCAATTAAACCTAGTATTCCACTGACAATCCCTTGTATCTGCTCTCTAATGAGTTCTGAATCATCCTCCCAACTAATTGAAGGTGCATCAAATGAATGCAAGATTGAAACGGGGGCACCAGCTTCGCTTCCTGGTGTGTATATTACGAAATCAACATTATCACGCAACATTTTAATCCTATTTTCATCTTGCCCCCAATCTGCCAATCCCTTTTTCCACATCTCTGCTTGTTGAGCAGCATATTCTTCAGTACTCATTCCTTTCCTATTTGCTTCATCAGGGTCTACCCACGGGGAAAAATTTTCTTTTGTTAATTCTGGAAAAGTCAATAATAAATTTGTTATATCTCCTTTTGGGTCAATTATTATTGCAGGGATATTATCAATTGCTGCTTCTTCCAATAAATCAATACAAAGGCCAGTTTTTCCACTTCCAGTCATACCAATACATACTGCATGAGTGGTAAGATCTCTTGAATCATACATCACTAAACTGTCCTTTAGCGAGTTAGTTTTCATGTCATATTCTTTACCTAGATAAAATGAACCCAATTTTTCAAATTCCATTATAGTTCACCCTTTATTAGTATAGTTAATATATTAATTTTATACTTAATAAACTTATACCAAAAAGTTTTATTTCTTCAACTAATAGGATAAATATGGGTGGAAATAAAATTGAAAAAGAGGATATAGAATTGAATGAAGCTAACAAATACTTGGCCGAAGGCGAATATGAAAGAGCAATAAAATTATATGAGAATTACATAGAAAATGCGCTTAAAAATGAGAAAATTAAAGAAGCTGGAATGGCATATCACAATATGGGAATTGCATATGACAATCAAAAAAATTATGATAAGGCCCTTGATTGTTTTCAAAAAGCACTTGAATGCCACAAAAAAATTGATAATTATCGTGGTATAACTTGGGCATATTATAGTATTGGATTGATTTTTGGAGAATTAAAAAACTTTAAGGAGATGGTTGA
The sequence above is a segment of the Methanofastidiosum sp. genome. Coding sequences within it:
- a CDS encoding HAMP domain-containing histidine kinase encodes the protein MNEFNEILKIINKILRHDILNHLATASMALELYENKKDEKYLKTAFKAVHRSIDLIKQMKELEFFVETGHEISSINIREKIDSVISTYQIDYSIDGNCQVLTDQGISSVIGIIVDNAIKHGKADRIDFRLITKEKTCEIIISDNGIGIPLEIKDRIFEAGFGQGVDRGAGLGLFVIKKFIERYEGEIKVQDTIPQGTTFIIILKRAFD
- a CDS encoding DMT family transporter → MLVPYLALLGRIFLLGSERILVKKLGQKSDSISGTFLFFGIGTIFLIPTLFFVDIVINISILFFVTLSSFVYSIAFMLYVKSLSDGEASLVSPLYNFNVFFLLILAVTFLGEKLTLFKMAGLIFLFYGVSFLNRKSNILESFEAIFLDKSCQYMMAASLLIAIGRTIDGNAIRFTSPLLYAFYLNVGISLFLLLYILAKSDISTTIKLFREKTKIATLSGGLNAYSYLFLLIAFTGIEVSIAEPASMSAMIITVILAGKVLKESIKERLLGVAIMLIGLWLLFV
- a CDS encoding tyrosine-type recombinase/integrase, with the protein product MLEEYLMELELRGQSKNTIRNYGYTLSNFFDYTNKNSKDITEQDIKRYMIYLKNDKNATNRTIHRHLNALRSFFRYQNIDIADKVMLPKLSKPLPKFLTKGEIRLLLEKPDKLRDKCLIRLLYSTGLRVSELVKLNKNDIKTESIHVVSGKGSKDRIVFVDSKTREMLEQYISERNDSNEALFLSAHGDRISARTIQWLIKKYSEDAGIEKKVTPHVLRHSFATHMLEGDADIVVIKELLGHSNLSTTQIYTHITDERRRKVYDKAHPLSKE
- a CDS encoding adenylate kinase, whose amino-acid sequence is MRIILLGPPGCGKGTQAEVICKNFNIPHISTGNILRNNVKRGTEIGLAAKEYMDSGRLVPDTIIIGMMKGRFLEDDCRKGFLLDGFPRTIAQAEALDDLLDQMDIFLDHIINIDVPDQDIIDRISKRLSCSNCGEVYNIMFKKPKKEMTCDSCEFKLHQRDDDKEEVVRNRLEVYRKQTAPLIEYYKQKIKNVDGRKNISEVTEDILKILKS
- a CDS encoding DUF4130 domain-containing protein, whose protein sequence is MQDSMSVLDYLLLSKDAPQTLIEKSKKLSWHELNISADSGIVKIRRKIGEVRSEIHRARGFVRFNSINDKVLFGYIKPEHNIGRLVADIFARRFQKNIIILGNEHKVWVSYYSNMSYLRYETSKSLNEIIEEVKFLVNSDAEMNIEKIWEVYYKSQFVKERENHKLFYKNMPKKHLKSAGNNIELRLNTKTLDEYISD
- a CDS encoding putative DNA modification/repair radical SAM protein, translating into MTSLEKIVHLATQSEYDCIGDEGKVFENIDLSKIAALGQGTKHDICTSSSTARIADQNQVLGDVTNSGICHSFTANGRCVSMFKTLFTNYCTHDCKYCQNSTEYKGHKSVYSYTPEELARITISLYKGNYIEGLFLSSGVSSDEDRITEKMIDTLKILKNKYNFAGYIHFKILPGVSYEYITQASEMADRLSVNIETPSNNYLSELSSTKNYVNDILRRQNYIQKLELKKELPAGQTTQLVVGACGESDFDIFRRVLKEYKEMMLKRVYYSVFTPVIGTSLEEISAQPTWREHRLYQMDWLYRVYKFSEKEIKVAFDEEGFLNNKDPKLFIALNTLDSAIDPNEASYDELLRVPGIGPKSAYRIVNYRKKNRIFKRKQLLNLGVRVKNATPFLKMDGGQCSRIDRWVECKTQ
- a CDS encoding isopentenyl phosphate kinase family protein, translating into MIIIKAGGSAITKKSEDFTPNMEVISSLAQEIKDAGRVSILIHGAGSYGHPIAKKYSLGKGYFDEYQLKGFSETRASVSELDSIILKALMQNGLTPVKIGTFSNFITSNGRVVEFHKEPLLRAIELGLLPVFTGDLVFDRSRVFSILSGDQIVSYLSKLLKPSRVIFGTDVDGIFTGDPKKENVKLIKTIDEDNIREVFNFAKDTGDASGGMEGKFSEILPIFDMGIEIDVINLTKKGNLAETLRGNVKGTVIKKKNITK
- a CDS encoding response regulator: MMPLIKNNFENMAISEENVSRESLILDLIPGIIHQINNSLASVMVSIELLQKEMINLRKQSKEESINILLLDHLEKLALLNKDDNPKNKNILMALIKEEILKLKDQCEKKNIDNTKFDYLDNLISLNMKSAKRIDSIAKAFRRLVSFEKDVTLIDVNEVVSTSLIILQNHLKNKFTIREDYSELSLVNFNFYQLNYTIICILLKIIELMDSGELNIKTFETDNNIHVNIKLMSGQISKESLDVMANNTTTESKIDLCSIKKLLQHTDGIFDITRSLDIIENESINGLSGEIAFNIKIKKNDLNYFNLDSTSQNNLDLEDISLNNIGSDDSNPGVNNFLNNENVNSRNILVVDDDPQTLVSLFLSLKNQELANRIIIAKTAEAGIEQFKEKDFCLVISDYKLPGMDGISFLNHIKEKYPNTQRVLITGFLNSTIKEDATNKASIKHIIEKPWTTPDLLNIVQDALTQYK
- a CDS encoding YegP family protein, with amino-acid sequence MMTKFEVYKDKAGEYRFRLKAGNGQVIAVSEGYKSKTSCMNGIESVKKNAPTAAIVEIEK
- a CDS encoding tetratricopeptide repeat protein, whose product is MGGNKIEKEDIELNEANKYLAEGEYERAIKLYENYIENALKNEKIKEAGMAYHNMGIAYDNQKNYDKALDCFQKALECHKKIDNYRGITWAYYSIGLIFGELKNFKEMVEYNKKAIDYGAKSQDKEIVLKSYNGIGHALNELKDYSKSLEYLNKGLDLFDSGNSYYISETYYLRGISLDNMNRRKEAIESFSLAIDHGAKAGNEQIVALAFSKISGFQA